From Polynucleobacter sp. MWH-Braz-FAM2G, a single genomic window includes:
- a CDS encoding [protein-PII] uridylyltransferase has product MNKSQAVSNIIDAASLRAAREIAYEEFRKTQSVSKLTKQLSKLSDQLLTHLWNLCGLNQEATLVAVGGFGRGALFPYSDIDILILLPADEKKAQALSKQVEQFVASCWDTGLEIGSSVRSVAECISESEQDITVRTSLLEARLIYGKKQLFKDFAKAYEAAMDPKAFFQAKLAEQIQRHYKYQNTPYSLEPNCKESPGGLRDLQVISWVSKAALLGDTFKDLNEAGLVTQRELTELNRNQRFLETLRANLHLLAGRRQDVLAFDLQAALAASMGVKEDSSRQASEAIMRRYYWAAKAVTQLNDVLLQNIEALLFPQESKTILSIPGEGNEHFIERQGVLDITDPQLFQKHPEQILRTFLVFAQTSNVKSLSATIFRALYNARQKMDSKWRADPINRALFIEILKQPEGVSRAFHLMNRTSVLGRYLPAFRKIVGQMQHDLFHIYTVDQHILMVLRNVRRFMVVEHTHEFPFCSSLIAHFEKPWLLVIAALFHDIAKGRGGDHSQLGKADMRKFAKDHGLDKKDTELLVWLVAEHLNMSQVAQKQDITDPDVVRAFAKKMGDERHLTALYLLTVADVRGTSPKVWNAWKGKLLEDLYRATLRVLGGAKPDASSELAQHQEESRAKLRLYGINDNAYEDLWKQLDVAFFLRQDSSDIAWLTRHLFNKVKSEQPIVRARLSPIGEGLQVAVYVKDQEDLFARICAYFERHGFSIWDARIHTTRHGYALDTFQISGSNLVDEGGSYRDIIQLVEFELTAALTNAEPLPAPSMGRLSRQSRTFPIQPRVHMVPDDRGRYYTLALSASDRTGLLYTISRVLAKHQVSIHSARINTLGERVEDVLLLDAANLGKNPKLQIQLETELLEALGA; this is encoded by the coding sequence ATGAATAAGTCGCAGGCAGTTAGCAACATTATTGATGCAGCCAGTCTGCGTGCTGCTCGCGAAATTGCTTATGAGGAGTTTAGAAAAACACAATCGGTTAGCAAATTAACCAAGCAGCTTTCCAAACTGAGTGATCAACTGCTCACTCATCTTTGGAACTTATGCGGCTTAAATCAGGAGGCAACCCTAGTTGCCGTTGGCGGCTTTGGTAGAGGCGCACTATTTCCATACTCAGATATTGATATTCTGATTCTGTTGCCCGCAGACGAGAAAAAAGCCCAAGCACTATCAAAGCAAGTTGAACAATTTGTTGCCAGTTGTTGGGATACTGGTCTAGAAATTGGTTCATCTGTAAGAAGTGTTGCTGAATGCATCTCAGAATCCGAGCAAGATATCACTGTTCGGACATCACTATTAGAGGCGCGACTTATCTATGGCAAGAAACAATTGTTCAAAGACTTTGCCAAAGCCTATGAAGCAGCAATGGATCCCAAAGCCTTCTTCCAAGCAAAGCTAGCAGAGCAAATTCAGCGTCATTACAAATATCAAAATACCCCCTACTCTCTGGAGCCTAACTGCAAAGAGAGCCCAGGTGGCTTGCGTGACTTGCAAGTCATTTCTTGGGTTAGTAAGGCGGCATTATTGGGCGATACATTTAAAGATCTCAACGAGGCTGGCCTTGTTACTCAGCGCGAACTCACCGAACTCAACCGCAATCAACGTTTCCTAGAAACGCTACGTGCAAATTTGCATTTACTTGCGGGACGAAGACAAGATGTGCTCGCCTTTGACTTGCAAGCCGCGCTGGCAGCATCTATGGGCGTTAAAGAAGATTCCTCCAGACAGGCTAGCGAAGCAATAATGCGTCGCTATTACTGGGCAGCAAAAGCAGTCACCCAATTAAATGATGTGCTTTTACAAAACATCGAAGCACTTCTCTTTCCACAAGAATCAAAGACGATTCTGTCAATTCCCGGCGAAGGAAACGAACACTTCATTGAAAGACAAGGGGTGCTGGACATTACCGACCCGCAACTCTTTCAAAAACACCCCGAGCAAATTCTGAGAACCTTTTTGGTCTTTGCTCAAACATCCAATGTCAAAAGTCTATCGGCTACTATTTTCAGAGCCTTGTATAACGCCAGGCAAAAGATGGACAGCAAGTGGCGCGCCGACCCCATTAACCGAGCGCTTTTTATCGAGATCTTGAAGCAACCTGAGGGTGTAAGTCGCGCCTTCCACCTCATGAATCGCACTAGCGTACTAGGACGCTACCTCCCCGCCTTCAGAAAGATTGTCGGGCAAATGCAGCATGACTTATTTCACATATATACCGTTGATCAACACATCCTGATGGTTTTACGTAATGTAAGACGCTTTATGGTGGTTGAGCACACTCATGAATTTCCCTTCTGTAGCAGCTTAATTGCCCACTTTGAGAAGCCTTGGTTACTCGTAATTGCAGCACTCTTTCATGACATAGCTAAGGGACGTGGCGGCGATCATTCTCAACTAGGCAAAGCAGATATGCGTAAGTTTGCCAAGGATCATGGTTTAGATAAAAAAGATACTGAGTTACTGGTCTGGCTGGTAGCCGAACATCTCAATATGAGCCAAGTAGCCCAAAAGCAAGACATTACCGACCCGGATGTGGTCAGAGCCTTTGCGAAAAAGATGGGAGATGAACGTCATCTTACCGCCCTCTATTTATTAACTGTGGCGGACGTTCGTGGCACCAGTCCTAAGGTATGGAATGCCTGGAAAGGCAAGCTTCTCGAAGATCTCTATCGCGCAACCTTGCGCGTACTCGGCGGAGCTAAGCCTGATGCCTCCTCTGAACTGGCACAACACCAAGAAGAGTCTAGAGCGAAGTTGCGTCTTTATGGCATTAACGATAATGCCTACGAAGATTTGTGGAAGCAGTTAGATGTTGCCTTCTTCTTGAGGCAAGATTCTTCTGACATTGCATGGCTTACACGTCATCTCTTCAACAAAGTCAAAAGCGAACAACCCATTGTGAGAGCAAGACTTTCTCCTATAGGCGAAGGACTGCAAGTAGCTGTCTACGTAAAAGATCAGGAGGATTTATTTGCCAGAATTTGCGCTTACTTTGAGAGACATGGCTTTTCTATTTGGGATGCGCGCATTCATACAACCCGCCATGGTTATGCATTAGACACTTTCCAAATCTCCGGAAGCAATCTCGTTGATGAAGGCGGTAGCTACCGTGACATCATTCAGTTGGTCGAATTTGAACTCACTGCAGCCTTAACGAATGCTGAACCACTCCCAGCCCCCAGCATGGGACGCCTATCAAGACAATCGCGTACCTTCCCAATCCAACCACGGGTTCATATGGTTCCGGATGATCGCGGCAGGTATTACACTCTCGCACTTTCTGCCAGTGACCGAACTGGCCTGCTCTATACCATCTCCAGAGTATTGGCCAAGCATCAGGTATCCATTCATTCCGCTAGGATCAATACGCTTGGTGAAAGAGTGGAAGACGTCCTGCTCTTAGATGCAGCTAATCTAGGCAAAAATCCAAAATTACAAATTCAACTAGAAACCGAACTACTTGAAGCTCTGGGGGCTTAA